The window GGCTTTTCGAACATTTTTCGCTTTCTCTTGTAAAAATTCCTTCGGAGATTTTTGGTTATAACGCGCTTTCGTATGTGTGGAATCCACGATAATGGTTTTACTTTTTATGATTTCTTTTTCCAGAGCAATCTCAACTGTTTTGCCAATGAGCAAATCTAATAAATCCTCATCTTGAAGACGGAGTTTACGAAATTTCGTTAAGGAACTAGGATCAATCACGGAATCTTCTGGTGCCATATCCAGGAAATATTTAAACGACATATCATATATTGAACGTTCTACTACATCCACATCAGATAGATCAAATATCGATTTTAGTAATAAATATTTGAACATGCGAATCGGTGAAATGGCATTTCGACCGTTATCAAGACAATATTTCGTTTTTAATTCTTCGAGAATAAATGAAAAGTCCACTAGTTCATTGATTTGGCGAAGCATATTACTTTTTGGCACAACTATTTCGTAGATTGCCATGAATGGGCTAAGATTAAGTGTTTCTTGATTGGAAATCATCGGGATACCACCTACATACATTTAATATCGTTATTATAAGGCAAAAAGGCAGTTGAAAGTTTGGTTTAATCAAACTTTCAACTGCCTAAATTAAAAACTTGGACTTTTTCAGTGGCCTCCGCTAAAGCGCCGAGGAGGCTCAGCGCCCGCCCCGCGGAAAGCGAGTGCCTGGAACGGAAATCAACATTCTAGTTTAACAGAGCCTTGTTAAAAATAATGATGGTAACTATAAATAAGTGTTACAATCACACCAGAAATTACTATACTAGGGAGTAAATTTGCTACACGAATTTTTGTTATTCCAGCTAAGTTTAACCCAATAGCAAATATCATTACACCACCAGTAGCAGTCATTTCCAAGATAAAACTATCCATTAAGGCTTGTGGGACAAAACGATCAATTTGAGTAGCAAACGTGGCTATCACACCTTGATAGAGAACAACTGGAATAGCTGAAAATAACACACCAATCCCTAATGTGGTTGTTAAAATGAGTGCCGTGAAACCATCAATAATTGCTTTTGTATATAGGACGTCATGATCTCCACGAATTCCACTATCTAAGGCTCCAATAATACCCATTGCACCAATTACAAAAATAAGGGTCGCTGTTACAAAACCTTCTGCAATACTTCCTTCACTTTTTGAACCACCGATTTTATTTTCCAGCCATAATCCTAGAGAATTTAGCTTATTTTCCAAGACAAAATATTCCCCAATGACTGTTCCAATTACAAGGCTAAGGATGACAATTAAGAAATTTTCACTTTTAAAGCCCATTTGTAATCCTAAAACCATGACAGCCAGTCCAATAACATGCATAACTGAATACTTCATTTCTTCTGGAATGCGCTGAAATAATTTCCCTAACATGGTTCCAATCACGATTAATAAACCATTTACAATTGTTCCTAATAAAAACATCCTCGTTCCCCTATCTTTTCATTCGAAGTACGAAAAATTTTAATAGTACTAAACTACCACTATTGCATGGGGTTTTCTACCTATATTTCGATTTTATTGTAATAAAATAAGCCAACAATTAAGTTGGCTATGATGGAAAATGAGCTGTTTCTAGTAATTCAAGAATCCGTTCAAGATCTTCTTTTGTAAGAAACTCTATTTCGATTTTCCCTTTGTTTTTCGATTTTTTTATATTAACTGTCGTGCCAAAGCGTTCACGCAAATAAGATTCTTGTTC of the Bacillus sp. 1NLA3E genome contains:
- a CDS encoding DUF554 domain-containing protein, with product MFLLGTIVNGLLIVIGTMLGKLFQRIPEEMKYSVMHVIGLAVMVLGLQMGFKSENFLIVILSLVIGTVIGEYFVLENKLNSLGLWLENKIGGSKSEGSIAEGFVTATLIFVIGAMGIIGALDSGIRGDHDVLYTKAIIDGFTALILTTTLGIGVLFSAIPVVLYQGVIATFATQIDRFVPQALMDSFILEMTATGGVMIFAIGLNLAGITKIRVANLLPSIVISGVIVTLIYSYHHYF